Proteins encoded within one genomic window of Procambarus clarkii isolate CNS0578487 chromosome 31, FALCON_Pclarkii_2.0, whole genome shotgun sequence:
- the LOC123758875 gene encoding uncharacterized protein gives MNDANNSIHTDVTICKCGKQRDVVVRTCATPQPRPRCHPPTTPSLPPPTTPSLPPPNHALAATPQPRLRGHPPTTPSLPPPNHALAATPQPRPRCHPPTTPSLPPPNHALAATPQPRPRCHPPTTPPLPPPNHALAATPQPRPRCHPPTTPPLPPPNHALAATSQPRPRCHPPTTPSLPPPNHAPAATPQPRPRCHPPTTPSLPPPNHALAATPQPRPRCHPPTTPSLPPPNHTLAATPQPRPRCHPPTTPSLPPPNHAPAATPQPRPRCHLPTTPSLPPPNHALAVTPQPRPRCHPPTTPSLPPPNHALAATPQPRPRCHPPTTPPLPPPNHAPAATPQPRPRCHPPTTPPTMKFEI, from the exons ATGAACGACGCTAATAATTCCATTCATAC TGACGTCACCATATGCAAATGCGGAAAGCAGCGTGACGTAGTTGTCCGGACTTGTGCCACCCCCCAACCACGCCCTCGCTGCCACCCCCCAACCACGCCCTCGCTGCCACCCCCAACCACGCCCTCGCTGCCACCCCCCAACCACGCCCTCGCTGCCACCCCCCAACCACGCCTTCGCGGCCACCCCCCAACCACGCCCTCGCTGCCACCCCCCAACCACGCCCTCGCTGCCACCCCCCAACCACGCCCTCGCTGCCACCCCCCAACCACGCCCTCGCTGCCACCCCCCAACCACGCCCTCGCTGCCACCCCCCAACCACGCCCTCGCTGCCACCCCCCAACCACGCCCCCGCTGCCACCCCCCAACCACGCCCTCGCTGCCACCCCCCAACCACGCCCTCGCTGCCACCCCCCAACCACGCCCCCGCTGCCACCCCCCAACCACGCCCTCGCTGCCACCTCCCAACCACGCCCTCGCTGCCACCCCCCAACCACGCCCTCGCTGCCACCCCCCAACCACGCCCCCGCTGCCACCCCCCAACCACGCCCTCGCTGCCACCCCCCAACCACGCCCTCGCTGCCACCCCCCAACCACGCCCTCGCTGCCACCCCCCAACCACGCCCTCGCTGCCACCCCCCAACCACGCCCTCGCTGCCACCCCCCAACCACACCCTCGCTGCCACCCCCCAACCACGCCCTCGCTGCCACCCCCCAACCACGCCCTCGCTGCCACCCCCCAACCACGCCCCCGCTGCCACCCCCCAACCACGCCCTCGCTGCCACCTCCCAACCACGCCCTCGCTGCCACCCCCCAACCACGCCCTCGCTGTCACCCCCCAACCACGCCCCCGCTGCCACCCCCCAACCACGCCCTCGCTGCCACCCCCCAACCACGCCCTCGCTGCCACCCCCCAACCACGCCCTCGCTGTCACCCCCCAACCACGCCCCCGCTGCCACCCCCCAACCACGCCCCCGCTGCCACCCCCCAACCACGCCCTCGCTGCCACCCCCCAACCACGCCCCCAACCATGAAATTTGAAATTTGA